The DNA segment gaatcaggagacctgggttctaatcccaggtccgccactagcccggtgtgtgaccctgggcaagtcacttaacttctctgagctcccgtttcctcttctgtaaaaatgggaatgagatacctgttctccttctgctttagatggtgagcccttgaGGGCCACGGTACTACGTCCCGTCTCCttatgttgtatctgccccagtgtctcgggtacagtgtttggcacagagtaagtgctgctCCACTCTTTatgatactaagcgcttactttgtgccagactctgtacaaagtgctggggtagatagaaggacacggtccgtgtcctttgtggggctcacagtcttaatcccccttgtgcacatgaggtaactgaagcacagagaagtactttgcccaaggtgacacagcagacaagtggcagagccaggatcagaacccaggtccttctgactcccatgtgttcaacccgatgagtttgtatttaccccagcgcaaagtacagtgtttggcacataggaagcgctttaagaaattccataaaaaaggacTTAAcgagcaccacagttattattatgattttagcATGTCGATGATAGAAAGTGGATCACTCCACGAGGCTTTCTTTGTATTTTGAttggctgattttctactaccttgagaggccttccccaattaagccctcttttccccaactccctctcccttctgcgctgtcTGTGCActttgacctgctccctttggatattcaccccacactcagccccttGGATATTCagcccccactcagccccacagcacttgtgcctatatCCGTAacttactcatttatattaatgtctgtccccccgtctagagtgtaagctcactgtgggcagtgaatgtatctaccaagtctgttttattgttatattgccctctcccaggtgctcagtacaggactctacacacagtaagtgctcaataaatacgattgaatgagtgaaagaacaccactgattgatggacggattgattgattgtgagcagggaacgtttctacccactctgttgtactctttcaagtgtttagtagtgttctgcacatggtaagtgctcagtaaatactactgactgattgatactccAGTCTCTTCTCTGGAGTTCCCCAAATCGGCTCCCCCTGAGGTTGTAAATATGCTCATTACTAAAATACACAGGACCAAAAAGAAAAGTCCTGCTAGCTGACAGGGGACGAGATTGCGTGACCTCTTCAATTCACTTCAGAAACCAAGgatggcatagccccagcaggtttagaactcaggtgtcccgTTTCCAAGAGCAGCGTTCCCCTGGGCCAACAGCAGGGAACTAAGTCGCCAGAAGCAAGGACAGGAGAAACAAGAGAGGGTGATTTTGCCTTTCCTCTACCTTGTCAGTCCTCTTCCTCGGGGTCAGAAGCAGGATCAGGCTTGGGACCCTTGCCTTTCACGCTCTAGGCCACGCAGACTCTCCCTGCTTTCCTTGTCCTCTAcctgcagatgatgatgatgatgaaggcgtttgttaagtgcatactatgtgcaaagcacggttttaagcactggggagggtacatggtgatcaggttgttccacttggggctcacagtcttaatgcccattttacagttgaggtcactgaggcacagagaagtgaagtgacttgcccaaggtcacacagctgacaagtggcagagccgggatttgaacacatgactcCCTGAACTCCatgaaccctctgactccccagcccgtgctctttccactgagccactcagccCAAGGGAGTAGATGCCAAGAGAGCTCCCCGAGCGGCATCCAGACCCTCGGATGTTAGTTTAACGAGTTACGGTGCCCAAAGATGGTGGGAAATTGAAGGATAATTCACTTGGGAAACGGGGTgggaatgcagaggggagaggacatGAAATGCCATCGAACCCTAGATTTTGATGCCGTGGAGGTGGGAAACTAAAGTATTGACCTGGTCCGGCCTCCCGTCCTGACCCATGCAGGCACGGACGCGTGCATTCCCTCTGTGCACTCTGCTCAGCTCATATACTTGTGAGGCATCGCCTGAGGGGAAAGGATCAGGACATGATGATCCCTGGCCTAGGAGTCACCGAGGCCTaggtgcatcgccttgattctatttagttgccattgtttttaacgagatgttcttcccctcgactctatttattgccatcgttcatgtctgtccgtctcctccgattagaccgtaagcccgtcaaacggcagggactgtctctatctgttgccgacttgttcattccaagcgcttagtccagtgctctgcacatagtgagcgctcaataaatactattgaatgaatgaatgctcccctcCTGGTGATGACAGAAGGCGcaatttcaatcgtatttatttattgagcacttactgcgggcaaagcactgtactgagcactcgggaacggacaacagaacaataaacaggcacatcccctgccagACTGGCCCCAGAATAAAGTTGGCTGTCATACAACAGTTCTTGTTAGGTAACAGGTTTGGTTTTAAAGTACCCAGGGACCCGAATTCTCATTTCTATCCTGAGATTCTGGCTGAGGTTACTGTCCTcaggttgtgagaagcagcacggtgtagtggatagagctcggacctgggagtgtCCACCACGCTCCgccacgtgttccctgcccacaacgagctcacggtctagagggggacacagacagtaatataaatcaataaattacggatggatgtccataagtggtgtggggctgagggaagggtgaataatgacagcaaatctaagtgcaaggaaaagggagaagatctGGACCTGaggtggaagaaaagagaaaagaaagaggaggaggaggaagagaggaggagcaggagaagaggagaggaggaaaaggaggaggagggagaggaggaaaagagaaggagaaggaggaggaagagaagagaagaagagcagaagaggaggagagaagagaaggagaagagaagagaggaggagaaaaggagaggaggaggaaaagagaaggaagagaagaggagaagagaaggaggaagaaaaggggaaaggaggataggagagaagagagagaagagaataggagaggagatgagaaagaggaggagaagaggagaagaaaggagaaaaggagaggagagaagagaaagaggagaggaggacaaaaggaggaagaggagaaaaggaggagaaaaggagaggaggaggggaaaaggagaggaggaggggaaaaggagcagaagagaagaggaggagaggagagaaaagcaacagaggaggagaaagggaggaagagaagaggagaaaaggagaggaggagaggagaagaagaggaggaagagaagaggagaaaaggaggaggagagaagaagagggggaggaggagaagaggaggaggaggaggaggaggaggaggaggaggagaaggagggagtgccGTCGGTGAGTCCGGGGCTGGGCGctgtccggggggcgggggcgggggcgggaccggaGGGCAGGCCCGGGGGCAGCAGGCGGAgccgggggcggcgaggggcagcgggagggtcggggagggccggggatggccggggagccgggcccggcggagggcggcggggaggaggagaaagaggagaaggaggaggaggaggaggaggaggaggaggaggaggaggagggcggcggcgggcagCGGCAGCTGCGGGCGCTGCTGGAGGCGGCCTGGGCTTTGGGCGGCGGGGAGCGGGTGTTGCTGGTGGGCGAGCTGTGGGAGCGGGAGCCCAGCCGGGAGCTGCTCCGGGCCTTCGGCCGGGCCCTGTTCCCGGAGGGCCtcccgggggcggaggcgggggcggaggcggagggggccccggggagccgtGTCCTGCGCtgcgggctgctgctgctgctggtgcggGCCTGGCGGCTGCGGAGGGCCGGGGCCCGCAGGGCGCTGAGACACCTGCTGCGGGACCTCCGAGCCCGCAGGCAAGGCGGCCCGGCCCTGGTCGGCGTGGCCCTGCTCCGCCCGGAGGCCCGCCcggacgaggaggacgagcagGTGCGGCGGCTGGAGGCCGGGCTGCGCTCCGTCTTCGGCCGGATGACCGGAGGCCCCGTGCGGGTCGTCGCCTActgccccgcccggcccgcctcccTCCAGGACGTCCGTCGGGCCGCCTGCCTCGCCCTCACCTCCGCCCTGGGCCCCCGTCCGCCCGCAGGTAgccccccaaaccctgccctctccctccccaccctctccctgccccttgccagccgggtgactgtgggccagccacttcgcttctctgggcctcagctccctcacctgtcaaatggggattgaggccgtgagccccacgtgggaccacccgatctcccccagcgcttacaacagtgctctgcacctagtaagcgctcagcaaatagcaACGTTATCGTCATTACACCGGGCCGCCCAGCGTCTCCCTCCGCTGCCCCCTttgcactctccaagcgctcggaccggtgctcggcacgtagtaaacgctcagcaaATGCTAGTGAATGGATgacaccgacccccccccccccaggaccggcccggaggaggtgaggaggaggaggaaaaggggtgaagagaaggaggaggaggcaaagaggaggaggtgacgaagaggagaagaggtgaggaagaggtgaagaggaggaggaaaagaggaggtgaagaaaggaggaggagaaggaggaagagagaagaggagagatgagaaaaagaagtgaagaggaggaggaaaagaggtgaagaggaggaggaagagagatgagaagtgagaagaggtgaagaggaggagaagaggtggagagtaggagaagaggtgaagaggagaagaggaggtgaagaggtggggaggagaagaggaggaggaggtgaagaggaggaggtgaaaaggtggagaggaggaggaggaggagaagaagacgtgaagagaggaggaggaggagagatgagaaaaaggtgaagagcagagaagaggaggaggtgaaaaggtggagaggaggaggaggaggagaagaagacgtgaagagaggaagagagaagaggtggagagatgagaaaaaggtgaagagcagagaagaggaggagggatgagaaaaagaggtgaagaggaggaggcaagcaggagaagaggtgaagaggagaggagaagaagaggtgaagagga comes from the Ornithorhynchus anatinus isolate Pmale09 chromosome 1, mOrnAna1.pri.v4, whole genome shotgun sequence genome and includes:
- the C1H2orf72 gene encoding uncharacterized protein C2orf72 homolog → EEEGGGGQRQLRALLEAAWALGGGERVLLVGELWEREPSRELLRAFGRALFPEGLPGAEAGAEAEGAPGSRVLRCGLLLLLVRAWRLRRAGARRALRHLLRDLRARRQGGPALVGVALLRPEARPDEEDEQVRRLEAGLRSVFGRMTGGPVRVVAYCPARPASLQDVRRAACLALTSALGPRPPADERMRERPGLSDLFSCLPWGPRTRRKGRVTTTSNRQTEDGLPDPEEELALTAVSPNGDCQDGSRGSRA